In Cytobacillus oceanisediminis, the following proteins share a genomic window:
- the mecA gene encoding adaptor protein MecA, with protein sequence MEIERINDHTVKFYISYLDIEERGFDREEIWYNRERSEELFWEMMDEVHQEEEFLVEGPLWIQVQALDKGLEVLVTKAQLSKDGQKFELPVPDEKVKDLPVDEHIEEMLDHHFRKSDDDDPGFEGDLEFLLSFKDFEDVISLSKQSILDSITTKLYSFEGKYYLFAEFPDELFEEDDIDNMLSILLEYGHETSTTIHRVMEYGKLIIENDVFENLRKHFK encoded by the coding sequence ATGGAAATCGAACGTATTAATGATCATACAGTTAAATTTTATATTTCTTATCTTGATATAGAAGAAAGAGGCTTTGACCGTGAAGAGATTTGGTACAATCGTGAGCGGAGTGAGGAACTCTTTTGGGAAATGATGGATGAAGTCCATCAGGAGGAAGAATTTCTTGTTGAAGGACCTTTATGGATTCAGGTTCAGGCATTGGATAAGGGTCTGGAGGTTCTTGTAACAAAGGCTCAGCTTTCAAAGGATGGCCAGAAGTTTGAACTTCCTGTCCCGGATGAAAAAGTGAAAGATTTGCCTGTGGATGAACATATAGAGGAAATGCTTGATCATCATTTCCGTAAATCCGATGATGATGATCCTGGATTTGAAGGAGATCTCGAGTTCTTATTATCATTTAAAGATTTTGAAGACGTTATTTCATTATCAAAGCAGTCAATTCTTGATTCCATTACTACAAAGTTATATTCCTTTGAAGGGAAGTATTATTTATTCGCAGAGTTCCCTGATGAGCTTTTTGAAGAGGATGACATAGATAACATGCTAAGTATTCTCCTGGAGTACGGGCACGAAACGAGCACAACTATTCACCGTGTAATGGAATACGGTAAATTGATTATAGAAAATGATGTTTTTGAAAATCTGAGAAAACATTTTAAGTAG
- a CDS encoding competence protein CoiA, whose protein sequence is MLVAATEKGVRISLLGSHSIPDLQQYREKHTFFCPECKAEVIMKIGNKRIPHFSHKKGSECPESFERESEYHISGKLLLFQWLKKKGLNPILEPYYPDISQRPDIGVHYEGVNYALEFQCSIISEELFKKRSEAYFQSGIVPIWILAGKNINRIGKTKISLSGFQYFFLRQTASGKWVIPSFCPHTKSFINVRQIQPLTVRNAYAHYDVKTINHADADFLFDPYFKNDLNISEWKNEIRKIKNFLAQNSSAYKNNFLQDLYSRSIAPAFLPPEIGLPVRHSPFIETPPIQWQTYLYMDVIGKERPFSHARMVAALRNRVKNSDIKVRSIPLIQTGSEVLAVKEYLDILINLNIVKQTGNGLYKRTASYGEPDNYSCLLQREEDFYRGITQSILQGNK, encoded by the coding sequence TTGTTAGTTGCCGCAACAGAGAAGGGGGTTCGAATAAGTCTTTTAGGTTCACACAGTATCCCGGATTTACAACAGTATAGGGAAAAGCACACTTTTTTCTGCCCCGAATGCAAAGCGGAAGTAATTATGAAGATCGGAAATAAGAGAATCCCGCATTTTAGCCACAAAAAGGGTTCTGAATGTCCAGAAAGCTTTGAAAGGGAGTCTGAATACCATATTTCTGGAAAGTTGCTTTTGTTTCAATGGCTAAAGAAAAAAGGGTTAAATCCAATTCTGGAGCCATACTATCCGGACATTTCCCAGCGGCCAGATATAGGTGTCCATTATGAAGGCGTAAATTATGCTCTTGAATTTCAATGTTCAATCATCTCAGAGGAGTTATTTAAAAAACGGTCAGAAGCATATTTTCAGTCAGGTATAGTTCCAATATGGATACTGGCAGGAAAAAATATTAATCGGATTGGCAAAACAAAAATTTCTTTATCTGGTTTCCAGTACTTTTTTCTTCGGCAAACAGCTTCAGGCAAATGGGTAATCCCTTCATTTTGCCCCCATACAAAGTCCTTTATCAATGTCCGCCAAATCCAGCCCCTAACAGTCAGAAATGCCTACGCGCATTACGATGTGAAAACAATTAACCATGCTGATGCAGATTTTTTATTTGACCCATATTTTAAAAATGATTTAAACATAAGTGAATGGAAAAATGAAATTCGAAAAATAAAGAATTTCCTAGCTCAAAATAGCAGTGCTTATAAAAATAACTTTCTTCAGGATTTATACTCCCGCTCAATTGCTCCTGCTTTTCTCCCACCTGAAATTGGCCTTCCTGTCCGTCATTCTCCATTTATTGAAACCCCACCCATTCAGTGGCAGACCTACTTGTACATGGATGTCATCGGTAAAGAAAGACCGTTTTCTCATGCGCGAATGGTTGCAGCCCTTCGCAATAGGGTAAAGAATAGCGATATTAAAGTCAGGTCAATTCCACTAATTCAAACCGGATCCGAAGTCTTGGCAGTTAAAGAATATCTGGATATCCTTATTAACTTAAACATTGTTAAACAAACTGGAAACGGTCTGTACAAAAGAACTGCGTCATATGGAGAGCCTGATAATTACTCCTGTCTTCTTCAAAGAGAGGAGGATTTTTATAGGGGTATTACGCAAAGCATTTTGCAGGGCAATAAATGA
- the spxA gene encoding transcriptional regulator SpxA, with protein MVTLYTSPSCTSCRKAKSWLEEHEIAYKERNIFSEPLSIDEIKEILRMTEDGTDEIISTRSKTFQKLDVNLESMPLQDLFELIKENPGLLRRPIILDEKRLQVGYNEDEIRRFLPRKVRTYQLREAQRMVN; from the coding sequence ATGGTCACATTATACACTTCACCAAGTTGTACATCTTGCAGGAAAGCTAAATCATGGTTAGAAGAACATGAGATTGCCTATAAAGAAAGAAATATCTTTTCAGAACCGCTATCAATTGATGAGATTAAAGAAATTCTGCGAATGACTGAAGATGGAACCGATGAAATTATTTCTACTCGCTCAAAGACATTTCAAAAGCTTGATGTAAACCTTGAATCAATGCCTCTCCAAGATTTATTTGAGCTGATCAAGGAAAACCCTGGGCTGCTTCGCCGTCCAATCATTCTTGATGAAAAACGTTTGCAGGTTGGATATAATGAGGACGAAATAAGACGTTTCCTTCCAAGAAAAGTTCGCACCTACCAGTTGCGTGAAGCACAGCGCATGGTTAATTAA
- a CDS encoding GNAT family N-acetyltransferase, with translation MHWYEKLNQYFPIEEMKSREHMETLLKERSDIYHKDEGPHHVLMYVELDNFVFIDYLFVSKESRGQGLGHKLLQKLKAKGKPIILEVEPVDYEDTDTEKRLRFYKREGFEHAQSIGYSRRSLATNEINTMEILYWSPENESEEVIYEAMRKTYEMIHTYRDAHFYGKSYQPVDEVLTYEENKNGTDVLEDL, from the coding sequence ATGCATTGGTATGAAAAACTGAATCAATATTTCCCTATTGAAGAAATGAAATCCAGAGAACATATGGAAACCTTATTAAAGGAACGGTCAGACATTTATCATAAAGATGAAGGTCCACACCATGTTCTTATGTATGTGGAACTGGATAACTTTGTGTTTATTGATTATCTGTTTGTTTCGAAGGAATCCAGAGGACAGGGGCTTGGCCATAAATTACTTCAAAAGCTGAAAGCCAAAGGCAAGCCGATCATTTTGGAAGTTGAACCGGTTGATTATGAAGACACGGATACAGAAAAGCGCCTTCGGTTCTATAAAAGAGAAGGGTTTGAGCATGCACAATCAATTGGATACAGCCGCCGGTCTCTTGCAACCAATGAAATCAATACAATGGAAATTCTATATTGGTCCCCTGAGAATGAAAGTGAAGAAGTGATTTATGAAGCCATGAGGAAAACATATGAAATGATACACACATACAGAGATGCACATTTCTATGGGAAGTCCTATCAGCCTGTAGATGAGGTCCTGACCTATGAGGAAAATAAAAATGGGACAGATGTATTGGAGGATCTTTAA